Proteins encoded by one window of Arachis hypogaea cultivar Tifrunner chromosome 1, arahy.Tifrunner.gnm2.J5K5, whole genome shotgun sequence:
- the LOC140183370 gene encoding uncharacterized protein, with translation MGTVLAPPQVHRIRRHGLHTSFWGKTLAQNIIRFGYFWPTIIREALQLAKSRKQCQVHADLHQAAPHQLNVIRADRPFGTWGINLVGLFPTAPKQLRFLKVAIDYYTKWIEAEALATIMASQYRKFFWIQVITRFEIPEIMISDNRT, from the coding sequence ATGGGGACTGTCCTAGCCCCTCCTCAAGTTCATAGAATCCGGAGACACGGACTACATACTTCATTCTGGGGCAAGACCCTAGCCCAAAACATCATCCGGTTTGGATACTTCTGGCCCACCATCATTAGAGAAGCCCTCCAATTAGCAAAAAGCCGCAAGCAGTGCCAAGTTCACGCCGACCTTCATCAAGCAGCCCCTCATCAGCTCAATGTGATAAGGGCAGATCGTCCTTTTGGGACATGGGGAATCAACCTTGTCGGTCTGTTCCCTACTGCTCCCAAGCAGCTTCGATTCCTCAAAGTGGCcattgactactacaccaaatggattgaAGCCGAGGCGTTGGCCACAATCATGGCCTCCCAATACCGAAAATTCTTTTGGATACAAGTTATAACTCGGTTTGAAATCCCCGAGATCATGATTTCTGATAACAGGACATAG